The genomic region CCACTTGGTGGACGACAAGGTGCACGCCCGCAGCACGGGCCCGTACTCGCTCATCACCCAGCAGCCTCTGGGGGGGAAGGCGCGGTTCGGCGGCCAGCGGTTCGGCGAAATGGAAGTGTGGGCTCTCGAGGCCTACGGCGCCGCGTACATCCTGCAGGAGTTGCTCACCGTAAAGAGCGACGATGTCGAAGGCCGCACGAAGATTTACGAGTCGATGGTCAAGGGCGAGAACACGCTGCAAGCCGGCACCCCGGCCAGCTTCGACGTGCTCACGAACGAAATTCGCGGCTTGGGTCTGAATATGCAGCTCGAGAAGCGCGCGGCTCTGTAAGGGCGGACATTGCGAATTGGTCATTGACCAATTTGAAATCCCAACGTGACTTCACAGCCGGTTCGTCTCCCCGACGACCGCGGTCACTTGTACGAGGAAATCCATGAGCATTCTTGAAGGCTCGAATTACGATCGCGTCAACGACTACGGCTCGGTGAAGATCAGCCTGGCGCGGCCGCATGATATTCGCAGTTGGTCGTTCGGCGAGGTGAAGAAGCCCGAGACGATCAATTACCGCACGTATCGTCCTGAAAAGGACGGCTTGTTCTGCGAGCGAATTTTCGGCCCCGAGAAGGACTGGGAATGCGCCTGCGGCAAGTACCGCGGGATGAAGTACAAGGGAATGATCTGCGATCGCTGCGGCGTGAAAGTGACCCACAGCCGCGTGCGCCGCAAGCGGATGGGGCACATCGAGCTGGCGGCCCCGGTCGTCCACATCTGGTTCTTCAAGGCCATGCCGAGCCGGCTGGGCAGCCTGCTGGCGATGAAGACGACCAGCCTGGAGAAGGTGATCTACTTCCAGGATTACGTGGTCGTCGACCCGAAGGAGACGCCGCTCAAGGCCCAGCAACTGCTGACCGAGGAAGAGTACCGCTCGGCCCGCGAGCAGTACGGCGAAGGCGCTTTCGAGGCCGACATGGGCGCCGAGGCGATTCGCAAGCTGCTGCAGAACCTCGACCTCGTGAAGCTCAGCGAGGAGCTCCGCGTCGAACTGAAGGAGACCGGCAGCAAGCAGAAGGCCAAGGACCTGATCGCCCGGCTGAAGACGGTCGAGTCGATCCGCGATTCGGACAACAAACCCGAGTGGATGGTGCTCGACGTCATCCCGGTGATTCCTCCGGATTTGCGACCGCTGGTGTTGTTGGACAGCGGCAACTTCGCCACGAGCGATCTCAACGACCTCTATCGTCGGATCATCAACCGCAACAACCGGCTCAAGAAGCTGGTCGACTTGAACGCCCCCGAGGTGATCATCCGCAACGAAAAGCGGATGCTGCAGCAGTCGGTCGATGCGCTGTTCGACAACAACCGCTGCAAGCGGCCCGTCCTCGGCAGCTCGAACCGGCCGCTCAAGTCGCTCACGGACATGATCAAGGGGAAGCAGGGTCGGTTCCGCGAGAACCTGCTCGGCAAGCGGGTCGACTACTCGGCCCGGTCGGTGATCGTCGTCGGTCCGCGGTTGAAGCTGCACCAATGCGGCCTGCCGAAGAAGATCGCGCTGGAGCTGTATCAGCCGTTCATTATCCGCCGGCTGAAGGAGTTGGGGCACGCCGATACGATCAAGTCGGCCAAGAAGATGCTCGAGCGCAAGGACGAGGAGGTCTGGGACATTCTCGAGGAGGTGATCACCAATCACCCCGTGCTTTTGAACCGGGCTCCCACGCTGCACCGCATGGGCATCCAGGCGTTCGAGCCGATCCTGGTCGAAGGCAACGCGATCCATCTCCATCCGCTGGTCTGCCGCGGCTTCAACGCCGACTTCGACGGCGACCAGATGGCGGTTCACTTGCCGCTGTCGATCGAGGCCCAGGTCGAGGCCCACACGCTGATGATGTCGACGCACAACATCTTCAGCCCGGGCAACGGCTCGCCGATCATCAGCCCGTCTCAGGACACGGTGATGGGTTGCTACTACCTGACCATGAACGTCCCCGAGGCGCGCGGAGACGACATGGCGTTCGCCTCGCCCGAGGAAGTCGAGACGGCCTACGCCGCCGGCAAGCTCCACACGCACGCCAAGATCAAGCTGCGGCTTCCCAAGGACAAGTGCCTGCGCGACGACTTTGACGCGAAGACCGGCTACGGCAAGCGGATCAACACGACCGTCGGTCGCGTGATTTTCAACCGCATCCTGCCCAAGGGGATGCCGTACTACAACATGCCGCTGCGGTCGTCGGACTTGGCCCGCGTGATCAGCGACTGCTACGAAATGCTCGGTCGGCGGTACACGATCGATTTGCTCGACGACATGAACCAGATCGGGTTCCGGCAGAGCACGCTCAGCGGGCTGTCGTTCGCGACCGACGATCTGGTCACGCCCGAGACCAAGGGAAAGATTCTCGCCGAGGCCGAGAAGGAAGTCATCAAGACCAACAAGCACTACCAGCGCGGGATCATCACCGAGAACGAGCGGTACAACAAAGTGCTCGACGCGTGGACCCATGCTCGCGAGCAGATTACCGCCGAGATGATGACCGGCCTGGAAAGCGACTATCGCGGCAACGCCTACGTGAACCCGATCTTCCTCATGGCCCACTCCGGCGCCCGCGGCGGCATCGAGCAGATGCGGCAGTTGGGCGGCATGCGCGGGCTCATGGCTAAGCCCTCGGGCAAGATCATCGAGACGCCGATCAAGGCCAACTTCCGCGAGGGGCTGACCGTGCTCGAGTACTTCAGCTCGACCCACGGCGCCCGCAAGGGTCTGGCCGACACGGCCCTCAAGACGGCCGACTCGGGCTACCTGACCCGCAAGCTGGCCGACGTCGCCCAGAACGTGGTCATCACCGCCGAGGACTGCGGCACGACCCAAGGGATCACCAAGGGAATCATCTACCGAGGCGAAAAGGTCGAGGTGAGCCTCGCCGACTCGATCCGCGGCCGGGTGAGTCGGGCCAACATCGTCAACCCGATCACAGACGAGGTGATCGTCGCCGAAAACGAGATGATCACCGCCGACATCGCGCGGAAGATCGAGCAACTGGGGCTGGAGAAGATCCAGGTCCGCAGCCCGATGACCTGCGACGCGGCGCTGGGCGTCTGCCGCCGCTGCTACGGCATGGACCTGTCGACCGGCGCCATGGTCGAGGAGGGGATGGCCGTCGGCATCATCGCCGCTCAAAGCATCGGCGAGCCGGGCACCCAGCTCACCATGCGGACCTTCCACATCGGCGGCGTGGCCACCGGCGACGTCGAGAAGAGCGACATCAAGACCAAGAAGGGGGGCATCGCCAAGCTTGCCCGGCTCAAGGTCGTCACCAACGACGCCGGCCAGCAAGTGGTGCTCACCCGCAA from Pirellulales bacterium harbors:
- the rpoC gene encoding DNA-directed RNA polymerase subunit beta', coding for MSILEGSNYDRVNDYGSVKISLARPHDIRSWSFGEVKKPETINYRTYRPEKDGLFCERIFGPEKDWECACGKYRGMKYKGMICDRCGVKVTHSRVRRKRMGHIELAAPVVHIWFFKAMPSRLGSLLAMKTTSLEKVIYFQDYVVVDPKETPLKAQQLLTEEEYRSAREQYGEGAFEADMGAEAIRKLLQNLDLVKLSEELRVELKETGSKQKAKDLIARLKTVESIRDSDNKPEWMVLDVIPVIPPDLRPLVLLDSGNFATSDLNDLYRRIINRNNRLKKLVDLNAPEVIIRNEKRMLQQSVDALFDNNRCKRPVLGSSNRPLKSLTDMIKGKQGRFRENLLGKRVDYSARSVIVVGPRLKLHQCGLPKKIALELYQPFIIRRLKELGHADTIKSAKKMLERKDEEVWDILEEVITNHPVLLNRAPTLHRMGIQAFEPILVEGNAIHLHPLVCRGFNADFDGDQMAVHLPLSIEAQVEAHTLMMSTHNIFSPGNGSPIISPSQDTVMGCYYLTMNVPEARGDDMAFASPEEVETAYAAGKLHTHAKIKLRLPKDKCLRDDFDAKTGYGKRINTTVGRVIFNRILPKGMPYYNMPLRSSDLARVISDCYEMLGRRYTIDLLDDMNQIGFRQSTLSGLSFATDDLVTPETKGKILAEAEKEVIKTNKHYQRGIITENERYNKVLDAWTHAREQITAEMMTGLESDYRGNAYVNPIFLMAHSGARGGIEQMRQLGGMRGLMAKPSGKIIETPIKANFREGLTVLEYFSSTHGARKGLADTALKTADSGYLTRKLADVAQNVVITAEDCGTTQGITKGIIYRGEKVEVSLADSIRGRVSRANIVNPITDEVIVAENEMITADIARKIEQLGLEKIQVRSPMTCDAALGVCRRCYGMDLSTGAMVEEGMAVGIIAAQSIGEPGTQLTMRTFHIGGVATGDVEKSDIKTKKGGIAKLARLKVVTNDAGQQVVLTRNGEIALVDEKGREVEKYEVPAGAVLQVQEDEAVKAGAVICEWDPHSIPILAETGGKIRYEDLVEGETMRGEADPSGKRRYVIMEHKGDLHPQIVVENPDDGKIIDFYYMPERAHIEVDDGQVITPGTLLAKTPREASGTQDITGGLPRVTEIFEARKPKDPAVIAEIDGVVELLGEKKRGKRSIIVRSEAGIEREHLVSHSKHLRVHAGDHVRAGESLVDGPLVPHDILRISGEEAVQQYLTREIQNVYRSQRVEINDKHIEIIVSQMLRKVKIESPGDTDLLPGSVMDKFDFRSANEAVSKCLKITHKGDSDFSEGAIVPKDALEQTNAQIESLGGDIAKGAKPKMATASTQLLGITKASVQSSSFISAASFQETTKVLTEAALGGKTDFLVGLKENVILGHLIPAGTGFKTVQESEVRIQPAALEALAAEKERILERSFPLLESALQAQGGGIPDKNGDAPTPQEHPGTLDALLGGGEPALPESAAPESDDKDA